One part of the Sorangiineae bacterium MSr11954 genome encodes these proteins:
- the ilvN gene encoding acetolactate synthase small subunit has product MAKPSLRTFIAYVEDLPGVLNRVTSLFRRRGYNIESLTVGRTQREHVSRMTIVMEADDDAAHRIEANLYKLVNVLRVEDTTHQATVSRELAMIKVHAGKDTRPHIMQVCEVFRARVIDVGVSALICEITGTGDKIDGLVEVLRPFGILEMVRTGAVAMLRGADALEALDADPSGVHELPRDAA; this is encoded by the coding sequence ATGGCAAAGCCAAGTTTGCGAACGTTCATTGCGTATGTGGAAGACTTGCCGGGTGTCTTGAATCGTGTGACGTCGCTCTTCCGGCGGCGGGGGTACAACATCGAGTCCCTCACGGTCGGACGGACGCAGCGTGAGCACGTATCGCGCATGACCATCGTCATGGAGGCCGACGATGATGCCGCGCACCGCATCGAGGCCAACCTTTACAAGCTGGTCAATGTCCTCCGCGTGGAGGACACGACCCACCAAGCGACCGTCAGCCGCGAGCTCGCCATGATCAAGGTGCACGCCGGCAAGGACACGCGCCCGCACATCATGCAGGTGTGCGAAGTGTTCCGCGCGCGCGTGATCGACGTCGGCGTCTCCGCCCTCATCTGTGAGATCACGGGCACCGGCGACAAGATCGACGGCCTCGTCGAAGTGCTTCGCCCCTTTGGCATTCTCGAAATGGTAAGAACGGGAGCCGTCGCCATGTTGCGCGGCGCCGACGCGCTCGAAGCTTTGGACGCAGACCCTTCGGGCGTGCACGAGCTCCCGCGCGACGCGGCGTGA
- the ilvC gene encoding ketol-acid reductoisomerase, with translation MAKIYYDKDADLGLIKKKKVAIIGYGSQGHAHALNLKDSGVDVRIGLHASSKSISKAKAAGLEVLPVAEAAAWADVIMVLVPDTSQAKIYNEAIAPNLSAGKTLMFAHGFNIRFKTIEPRPDVDVSMVAPKGPGHRVRETFEANGGVPALIAIHQDATGKARDVALSYAAGIGASRAGVLETTFAEETETDLFGEQAVLCGGASELVKAGFQTLVDAGYQPEIAYFECLHELKLIVDLMYRGGLNYMRYSISDTAEYGDYVSGPRVVNSETRETMKKILEDIRNGTFAKKWIEENATGRKWFEAEREKERDQKLEKVGAELRSMMPFLDPVTIKPGD, from the coding sequence ATGGCCAAGATTTATTACGATAAGGATGCAGACCTCGGGCTTATCAAGAAGAAGAAGGTCGCCATCATCGGCTACGGGTCGCAGGGGCACGCGCACGCGCTGAACCTGAAAGACAGCGGGGTCGATGTGCGGATCGGTCTGCACGCCTCGAGCAAGAGCATCTCCAAAGCGAAGGCCGCCGGACTCGAGGTTTTGCCCGTCGCCGAGGCCGCCGCCTGGGCCGACGTGATCATGGTGCTGGTCCCCGATACGTCGCAAGCGAAGATTTACAACGAGGCGATCGCGCCGAACCTGTCCGCGGGCAAGACATTGATGTTCGCGCACGGCTTCAACATTCGCTTCAAGACGATCGAGCCGCGGCCCGACGTCGACGTCAGCATGGTGGCGCCCAAGGGCCCCGGCCACCGCGTTCGCGAGACGTTCGAGGCCAACGGCGGCGTGCCGGCGCTGATCGCGATTCACCAGGACGCGACGGGCAAGGCGCGCGACGTGGCGCTCTCGTACGCGGCCGGCATCGGGGCCTCGCGCGCGGGCGTCCTCGAGACCACCTTCGCCGAGGAGACGGAGACCGATTTGTTCGGCGAGCAAGCGGTGCTCTGTGGCGGCGCGAGCGAGCTCGTGAAGGCCGGCTTCCAGACGTTGGTGGACGCCGGGTACCAGCCCGAGATTGCCTACTTCGAGTGCCTCCACGAGCTCAAGTTGATCGTCGACCTCATGTACCGGGGCGGCCTCAATTACATGCGATACTCGATCAGCGACACCGCCGAATATGGCGATTACGTGTCGGGCCCGCGCGTGGTGAACTCCGAGACGCGCGAGACGATGAAGAAGATCCTGGAAGACATCCGCAACGGAACCTTCGCCAAAAAGTGGATCGAAGAGAACGCGACCGGCCGAAAGTGGTTCGAGGCCGAGCGTGAGAAGGAGCGCGATCAGAAGCTCGAAAAGGTGGGCGCCGAGCTGCGCTCCATGATGCCGTTTTTGGACCCGGTAACGATTAAACCTGGCGATTGA
- a CDS encoding 2-isopropylmalate synthase produces the protein MGNYVRIFDTTLRDGEQSPGATMTSSEKLEIAKALSRLGVDVIEAGFPAASPDDLAAVRAIAEHVGREPIEGRPSSEPPTIVGLARATKGDIDAAWEGIRPAKHPCLHTFLSTSDLHMKHKLRMSREQVLARIAEMVAYAKTLCPAIEFSPEDAGRSEPEFLYQVLDTAIRAGATTLNIPDTVGYTTPDEFGSLIAGIFANVPGIDDVIVSVHCHNDLGLATANTLAGIRAGARQAEVTINGIGERAGNTSLEEVVMALHTRAPKFGLTTGIDTTQLARVSRMVSTATGIVVQPNKAVVGANAFAHESGIHQDGMLKHEATYEIMRPETVGVTQTNLVLGKHSGRAALSARLVSMGYSFDGPALDRVFARFKALADRRKQVHDADLEALVHDEAAPDVEAFTLEGLLVGCGTMGMPTATVRLRCPDGKVRVHAAVGTGPVDAAYKAVDAIVQTRATLLEFTVRSVTEGIDALGEVAVRIRELHGHEGVRAQHDGPQARVFHGNGADTDIIVASVKAYLRAQNRLMAATGGVWDAPVSRRDGVVPMEVIDLQLVNGAEPSRAS, from the coding sequence ATGGGAAACTACGTACGCATTTTCGATACGACGCTGCGGGATGGGGAACAGTCGCCGGGCGCGACCATGACATCGAGCGAAAAGCTCGAGATCGCGAAGGCACTTTCCCGTCTCGGCGTCGATGTGATCGAGGCCGGGTTTCCCGCTGCATCGCCCGACGACCTTGCGGCCGTACGCGCGATCGCCGAGCACGTGGGGCGTGAACCGATCGAGGGGCGGCCATCGTCCGAGCCGCCCACCATCGTCGGCCTCGCCCGCGCCACCAAGGGCGACATCGACGCCGCGTGGGAGGGGATCCGCCCTGCCAAGCACCCGTGCTTGCACACGTTCCTCTCCACGTCCGATCTGCACATGAAGCACAAGCTCCGCATGTCGCGGGAGCAGGTGCTGGCCCGCATCGCGGAGATGGTCGCGTACGCCAAGACGCTCTGCCCCGCCATCGAGTTCAGCCCCGAGGACGCAGGCCGCAGCGAGCCGGAGTTCTTGTACCAAGTGCTCGATACGGCCATTCGCGCGGGCGCCACCACCTTGAATATCCCCGACACGGTCGGGTACACCACGCCGGACGAGTTCGGCTCCCTCATCGCCGGCATCTTCGCCAATGTGCCCGGCATCGACGACGTGATCGTCTCCGTCCACTGCCACAACGACTTGGGCCTGGCGACGGCCAATACCCTGGCGGGTATCCGCGCGGGCGCGCGGCAGGCGGAGGTGACCATCAACGGCATCGGCGAGCGTGCAGGCAATACCTCGCTGGAAGAAGTGGTGATGGCGCTTCATACGCGGGCGCCGAAGTTCGGTCTGACCACCGGCATCGACACCACGCAGCTGGCGCGCGTGAGCCGCATGGTGAGCACCGCCACCGGCATCGTCGTGCAGCCGAACAAGGCCGTGGTCGGCGCCAACGCCTTTGCGCACGAGTCGGGCATCCACCAGGACGGCATGCTCAAGCACGAGGCGACATACGAGATCATGCGCCCCGAGACGGTGGGCGTGACGCAAACGAATTTGGTCCTGGGCAAGCACTCGGGGCGCGCGGCGCTCTCGGCGCGCCTCGTGTCCATGGGGTACTCGTTCGACGGGCCCGCGCTCGACCGCGTGTTCGCCCGCTTCAAGGCGCTGGCCGATCGGCGCAAGCAAGTGCACGACGCCGATCTCGAGGCGCTCGTCCACGACGAGGCGGCGCCCGACGTGGAGGCGTTCACCTTGGAGGGGCTCCTCGTGGGGTGCGGCACCATGGGGATGCCGACCGCCACCGTGCGCCTGCGTTGCCCGGACGGGAAGGTGAGGGTGCACGCGGCCGTGGGGACCGGCCCCGTCGACGCCGCCTACAAAGCCGTCGACGCCATCGTGCAAACCCGCGCCACCTTGCTGGAGTTCACGGTGCGCTCGGTCACCGAGGGCATCGACGCGCTCGGTGAGGTGGCGGTGCGCATCCGCGAGCTGCACGGGCACGAAGGCGTGCGGGCTCAGCACGACGGACCTCAAGCGCGCGTTTTTCACGGCAATGGCGCCGATACCGACATCATCGTGGCCAGCGTTAAGGCATATCTTCGTGCGCAGAACCGGTTGATGGCCGCCACCGGCGGCGTGTGGGATGCGCCCGTCTCGCGTCGCGATGGGGTGGTGCCCATGGAGGTCATCGACCTGCAGCTGGTGAATGGCGCCGAACCCTCCCGAGCATCCTGA